A single region of the Gemella sp. zg-570 genome encodes:
- a CDS encoding DNA cytosine methyltransferase: MKIKFIDLFAGIGGFRLALEKNGGTCVFSSEIDKFASETYFNNFGEFPSGDIFKIKDDEIPNHNILCAGFPCQPFSLAGKRLGFNDVRGTLFFEVARILKSKKPEAFILENVAGIVSHDNEKTLETIENILTELGYKFSWKLLNAKNYGIPQNRNRWYCVGVRNEFAIDIDSVFPEKIKLSKTLKNIIEMEIKDSHIVSDTAIKNISKHVNSFLEKSNNIIYNEPIIANNIRPSKVSFSANGISPCLTAKMGTGGNNVPVVVELNRKYTITECLAIMGFPSNYKIKDNYSQSYKQIGNSVVVPLIELISKNLFKSLEILLQKQAME; this comes from the coding sequence ATGAAAATTAAATTTATTGATTTATTTGCAGGGATAGGTGGATTTAGACTTGCATTAGAAAAAAACGGTGGTACTTGTGTTTTTTCTAGTGAAATAGATAAATTTGCTAGTGAGACGTATTTTAATAATTTTGGAGAATTTCCATCAGGTGATATATTTAAAATAAAGGATGATGAAATACCAAATCATAACATTTTATGTGCAGGATTTCCTTGCCAACCGTTTTCTTTAGCAGGGAAAAGACTTGGTTTTAATGATGTTCGTGGTACACTTTTTTTTGAAGTTGCTAGAATATTAAAATCTAAAAAACCGGAAGCTTTTATTTTAGAGAATGTTGCGGGGATTGTTAGTCATGATAATGAAAAAACATTAGAAACAATTGAAAATATATTAACAGAGTTGGGTTATAAATTTTCTTGGAAACTATTGAATGCAAAAAATTATGGAATTCCTCAAAATAGAAATAGATGGTATTGTGTAGGGGTCAGAAACGAATTTGCCATTGATATAGACTCTGTTTTTCCAGAAAAAATCAAACTAAGTAAAACTTTAAAGAATATAATTGAAATGGAGATAAAAGATTCGCATATTGTATCAGATACAGCGATAAAAAACATAAGTAAGCATGTTAATTCATTTTTAGAAAAATCAAATAACATAATATATAATGAGCCCATTATTGCAAATAATATTAGACCTTCCAAGGTATCTTTTAGCGCTAATGGGATATCACCTTGTTTGACTGCAAAAATGGGAACAGGTGGGAATAATGTACCAGTCGTTGTTGAATTAAATAGAAAATACACTATTACAGAATGCCTAGCTATTATGGGGTTTCCTTCTAATTACAAAATAAAAGATAACTATAGTCAGAGTTACAAACAAATAGGTAATAGTGTCGTAGTACCGTTAATTGAATTAATTTCAAAAAATTTATTTAAATCACTAGAAATACTTTTACAAAAACAAGCGATGGAATAA
- the dcm gene encoding DNA (cytosine-5-)-methyltransferase, producing the protein MSVRYNKLWKILVDKKLNKTQFRDTVDISNQTLSKLSKNQFVSLEVLDRICDVLKCNIGDIVEHISEKGVETKKAELRVVSLFSGIGGFESGIDSSNISAKVVFASEIEKFATLSYQSNYPDHMLVGDITKIHETDIPDHDILVGGFPCQAFSIAGKRNGFKDTRGTLFFEVAKILKEKTPRIVLLENVENLINHDKSNTIRTILLTLSELGYTVDFTILNSSEMGVPQNRSRTFILGIKNFPSEPYKEDFRSQKISSLKKELNLDDNFNGFNFFNDLKSNNEDKYIKDILENSVDSKYYFDSKKVQNYIDSLEIPKINSEKKIIKVFDFPKEVHNDQERQRRVHSIEGISPTILARSDTTKILVEVDGKLKVRKLTPIENMRIQGFDEAFIDNIKNIGMSDTQMYKQSGNAVSPPVISEIFNLINDSILHKKRR; encoded by the coding sequence ATGAGTGTTAGATATAATAAATTATGGAAAATTTTGGTAGATAAAAAATTAAATAAAACTCAATTTAGAGATACTGTTGATATTAGTAATCAGACACTATCAAAATTAAGCAAAAATCAATTTGTTAGTTTAGAAGTATTAGATAGGATATGTGATGTTCTTAAATGCAATATAGGTGATATAGTTGAGCATATATCAGAGAAAGGTGTAGAAACAAAAAAAGCGGAATTAAGAGTGGTTAGTCTATTTTCTGGAATCGGTGGTTTTGAGAGTGGAATAGATTCCTCAAATATATCTGCAAAAGTTGTTTTTGCATCAGAAATTGAAAAATTTGCGACTTTATCATATCAATCAAATTATCCAGATCATATGTTAGTGGGGGATATAACAAAAATTCACGAAACTGATATACCTGATCATGATATTCTTGTGGGGGGATTTCCTTGTCAAGCTTTTAGCATAGCAGGAAAGCGAAATGGATTTAAGGATACACGAGGAACATTATTTTTTGAAGTTGCAAAGATATTAAAAGAAAAAACACCTAGAATTGTTTTGTTAGAAAATGTTGAAAACTTAATAAACCATGATAAGTCAAATACAATACGAACTATATTGTTGACTTTAAGTGAATTGGGATATACTGTTGATTTTACCATATTGAATTCTTCTGAAATGGGGGTGCCACAGAATAGGTCTAGAACTTTTATTTTAGGTATAAAAAATTTCCCTAGTGAACCTTATAAAGAAGATTTTAGAAGTCAAAAAATTAGTAGCTTAAAAAAAGAATTGAATTTGGATGATAATTTTAATGGTTTTAATTTTTTTAACGATTTAAAGTCTAATAATGAGGATAAATATATAAAAGATATATTAGAGAATAGTGTAGATTCAAAATACTACTTTGACAGTAAAAAAGTCCAAAATTACATAGATTCTTTGGAAATTCCAAAAATAAATTCTGAGAAAAAGATAATAAAAGTATTTGATTTTCCCAAAGAAGTTCATAATGATCAAGAAAGACAGAGAAGAGTACATTCTATTGAAGGAATTTCTCCTACAATTTTGGCGAGATCGGATACTACAAAGATACTAGTTGAAGTTGATGGAAAGTTAAAAGTAAGAAAATTAACACCAATTGAAAATATGCGCATTCAAGGCTTTGATGAGGCGTTTATTGACAACATAAAAAACATTGGTATGAGCGATACACAGATGTATAAACAATCAGGTAATGCAGTTAGTCCACCAGTAATTTCAGAAATATTTAACCTAATAAACGATTCAATACTTCATAAAAAAAGGAGATAG
- the aspS gene encoding aspartate--tRNA ligase: MSAYGRTEYAGLIDERFVGQTVTVKGWVAKRRDLGNLIFIDLRDRMGIVQCVFSGEKNEKAHKIADSIRNEYVVSIEGQVVLRKAKTINEKIHSGKVEIIVTHVEILSEAKTLPFVLDDASLSSEELRMKYRYLDLRRTELADVINLRSKITKASRDYLDGNNFIDVETPILTKSTPEGARDYLVPSRVHPGEFYALPQSPQLFKQLLMVAGFDRYYQIARCFRDEDLRADRQPDFSQIDMEMSFMSQDEIIATIEGLIAHVMKEVKGIDVSLPFARLDYDDAMERFGSDKPDTRFGMELKDVSDIVATSDFKVFSNAVEQGGAVKCIVAKGVADKYSRKDIDNLASYVANYGAKGLAWLKVTEEGLNGAIAKFFTEDVAAELVERTEAEVGDLILFAADSKKVCYASLGALRQKLARDLDLIDKNKFNYLWVVNWPLLEFDEESGRYSAAHHPFTMPKEEDVHLLESSPEKAYAQAYDIVLNGYELGGGSIRIFDKEIQKSMFKALGFTEESANSQFGFLLDAFEYGVPPHGGCAIGLDRFVMLLASRENLRDTIAFPKTANASCLMTQAPSPVDLEQLLELNISTLKK; encoded by the coding sequence ATGTCAGCATACGGAAGAACAGAATATGCAGGTCTTATCGACGAAAGATTTGTAGGACAAACAGTAACAGTAAAAGGCTGGGTAGCCAAGAGAAGAGATTTAGGGAATTTAATTTTTATTGACCTTCGTGATAGAATGGGAATTGTACAATGTGTTTTTTCAGGAGAAAAAAATGAAAAAGCTCATAAGATAGCCGACAGCATTCGTAATGAATATGTAGTTTCTATCGAGGGGCAAGTAGTTTTACGTAAGGCAAAAACAATCAACGAAAAAATCCATTCAGGTAAGGTTGAAATTATCGTAACTCATGTAGAAATTTTATCAGAAGCAAAAACTTTGCCATTCGTACTAGACGACGCTTCACTATCAAGTGAAGAATTAAGAATGAAGTACCGCTACCTAGATTTACGCCGTACAGAATTAGCAGATGTAATTAACCTACGTTCAAAAATTACCAAAGCAAGTCGTGATTACTTAGACGGTAATAATTTTATAGACGTTGAAACACCAATTTTAACAAAATCAACACCCGAGGGAGCAAGAGATTATTTAGTACCTAGTAGGGTTCATCCAGGAGAATTTTACGCCCTGCCTCAATCACCTCAACTTTTCAAACAATTATTAATGGTTGCAGGTTTTGATAGATATTATCAAATCGCCCGATGTTTCCGTGATGAAGACTTACGTGCCGACAGACAACCAGACTTCAGCCAAATAGATATGGAAATGAGCTTCATGTCGCAAGATGAAATTATTGCTACCATCGAAGGACTGATTGCCCACGTCATGAAAGAAGTAAAAGGAATTGACGTAAGTCTGCCATTTGCAAGACTAGATTATGACGACGCAATGGAACGTTTTGGTTCTGACAAACCAGATACACGCTTTGGTATGGAATTAAAAGACGTGAGTGATATCGTAGCGACTAGCGATTTTAAAGTTTTTTCTAACGCAGTAGAACAAGGCGGAGCCGTTAAGTGTATAGTTGCCAAAGGTGTAGCCGACAAATATTCACGAAAAGATATTGATAATCTTGCATCCTATGTCGCAAATTACGGAGCTAAGGGACTGGCATGGCTTAAGGTAACAGAAGAGGGACTTAACGGAGCAATAGCAAAATTCTTTACTGAAGATGTAGCAGCAGAATTAGTAGAACGCACAGAAGCAGAAGTAGGAGATTTAATTTTATTTGCCGCCGACAGTAAAAAAGTATGTTACGCTTCACTGGGAGCCTTACGCCAAAAACTTGCTCGTGATTTAGACCTAATAGATAAAAATAAATTTAATTATCTGTGGGTAGTCAACTGGCCCCTACTAGAATTTGACGAAGAAAGTGGACGCTACAGTGCAGCCCACCACCCATTCACCATGCCAAAAGAAGAAGACGTTCATCTGCTAGAAAGTTCACCAGAAAAAGCCTACGCCCAAGCCTACGACATCGTCCTTAACGGTTATGAATTAGGTGGAGGAAGTATTCGTATCTTCGACAAAGAAATTCAAAAATCAATGTTCAAGGCTCTAGGCTTTACAGAAGAAAGTGCCAATTCACAATTCGGTTTCCTACTAGACGCCTTTGAATACGGAGTACCACCACACGGAGGGTGTGCAATAGGTTTAGACAGATTTGTAATGTTGCTAGCCAGCAGAGAAAATTTAAGAGATACAATCGCCTTTCCAAAAACAGCCAATGCTTCTTGCCTAATGACACAAGCACCATCACCAGTCGACCTAGAACAATTACTAGAACTAAACATTTCAACCCTAAAAAAATAA
- the hisS gene encoding histidine--tRNA ligase, with the protein MINMPRGTQDILPLEAKKWQYVENMLRKISNNFCYDEIRTPIFESTELFARGVGDTTDIVQKEMYTFLDKSNRSLTLRPEGTAGTVRSYIENKLFAEVIKPQKLFYMGPMFRYERKQKGRYRQFVQYGVEVIGEESPKIDAEVISLAYNIYPYFGLENIKVSINSLGNPEERKAYNEALVKHFEPSIDEFCSDCKNRLYKNPMRILDCKIDAGHKLMKTAPKLLDFLGQESKNYFDEVLKHLDSLEVKYEIDHNLVRGLDYYTHTAFEIMIDNKEVELKTLCGGGRYNGLVEMLGGPAGEKGIGFALSIERLLLALETENISLPLEDNIDIFVVSMGEEAGNYAVKLTNDLRLAGFKVQNDYFDKKMKAQLKLADRYKASFTIIIGEQELEEKELVVKDMANFTQDRVAINEVIKYLEERIKGE; encoded by the coding sequence ATAATAAATATGCCAAGGGGTACCCAAGATATACTCCCCCTAGAAGCAAAAAAATGGCAGTATGTAGAAAATATGCTTAGAAAAATAAGTAATAATTTTTGCTACGACGAAATTAGAACACCAATTTTTGAATCGACAGAACTTTTTGCTAGGGGAGTGGGAGATACTACCGACATAGTTCAAAAAGAAATGTACACATTTTTAGACAAGAGTAATCGTTCTTTGACCTTGCGTCCGGAGGGAACTGCGGGGACGGTACGTTCTTACATAGAAAATAAACTTTTTGCAGAAGTAATTAAACCTCAAAAATTATTTTATATGGGTCCCATGTTTCGTTATGAAAGAAAACAAAAGGGCAGATACAGACAGTTTGTGCAATACGGAGTGGAAGTTATCGGCGAAGAAAGTCCTAAAATAGATGCAGAAGTTATCAGTCTAGCTTATAACATTTACCCTTATTTCGGTTTAGAAAATATTAAAGTCAGCATTAATTCTTTGGGCAATCCAGAAGAGAGAAAAGCCTATAACGAAGCCTTGGTAAAACATTTTGAACCCTCTATTGATGAATTTTGTAGCGACTGTAAAAATAGATTGTATAAAAATCCAATGCGTATCCTAGATTGTAAAATTGATGCGGGGCATAAACTTATGAAGACAGCACCAAAATTATTAGATTTTCTCGGTCAAGAATCAAAAAATTATTTTGATGAAGTGCTTAAACACTTAGACAGCTTAGAAGTAAAATATGAAATTGATCACAATTTAGTGCGAGGCTTGGACTACTACACACATACAGCCTTTGAAATTATGATAGACAATAAAGAAGTTGAATTGAAAACTCTTTGTGGTGGTGGTCGTTATAATGGTCTTGTAGAAATGTTAGGTGGGCCTGCTGGGGAAAAAGGTATCGGTTTTGCCCTGAGTATCGAACGTCTATTACTGGCACTAGAAACTGAAAATATTTCTTTACCCTTAGAAGATAATATCGATATTTTTGTAGTTTCTATGGGAGAAGAAGCAGGTAATTATGCAGTAAAACTTACAAATGATTTACGCTTGGCAGGTTTTAAAGTTCAAAACGACTACTTCGATAAAAAAATGAAAGCACAATTAAAATTAGCCGACAGATACAAGGCAAGCTTTACAATAATTATTGGCGAGCAGGAACTAGAAGAGAAAGAATTAGTAGTAAAAGATATGGCAAACTTTACACAAGATAGGGTAGCCATAAATGAAGTTATAAAATATTTAGAAGAAAGAATTAAAGGAGAATAA
- a CDS encoding metal-dependent transcriptional regulator, giving the protein MTPNKEDYLKCIYNISISKEKVTNKLVAEIMNVSKPAVTEMLRKLVNSKLIEKDNSKGYTLTEEALILVSNVVRKHRLLEVFLLEHLAYPTNKVHEEAEILEHAVSDFFIDSLDKMLGHPNKCPHGSIIPQKNIILEDDIILLSEALQGKIYYVKRLSAKKEIADYLLGEGIKLGSKIIIKEKSSLGKIIKLEVDELTISLSDHLASHIFLATNNL; this is encoded by the coding sequence ATGACACCTAATAAAGAAGATTATTTAAAATGTATTTATAACATAAGTATCAGCAAGGAAAAAGTTACAAATAAATTAGTTGCAGAAATTATGAACGTATCAAAACCAGCAGTTACTGAAATGTTAAGAAAATTAGTAAATTCTAAGCTAATAGAAAAAGATAATTCTAAAGGCTATACTCTTACAGAAGAAGCCCTGATTTTAGTTTCTAATGTTGTGCGTAAACATAGACTTTTAGAAGTTTTTCTTTTAGAACATTTAGCCTATCCAACAAACAAAGTTCATGAAGAAGCAGAAATATTAGAACATGCCGTATCCGATTTTTTTATTGACAGTTTGGATAAAATGTTAGGTCATCCTAATAAGTGTCCTCACGGCAGTATAATTCCCCAAAAAAATATTATTCTTGAAGATGATATAATCTTATTGTCAGAAGCCCTGCAAGGAAAAATTTATTATGTAAAAAGACTATCTGCAAAAAAAGAAATAGCAGACTACTTATTAGGTGAAGGAATTAAATTAGGTTCAAAAATTATTATAAAAGAAAAATCAAGTTTAGGAAAAATTATCAAGTTAGAAGTTGACGAGCTTACTATAAGTCTTAGCGACCATCTAGCTAGCCACATTTTTTTAGCAACAAATAATTTATAA
- a CDS encoding metal ABC transporter solute-binding protein, Zn/Mn family encodes MKKLQKIIAICLVLVFTLTACSSKSTNNTQTDKKTVTVTTSFLADMTKELVGDKVNIETIIPAGEDPHLYVAKASDLKKIKDADLVLYHGLHFEGKMVEALESRGQAVSKDFPKDKINTMEEDGVKLLDPHFWFDIDLYKMAVEAASKELSTLLPDQADLVKTNTTNYLAKLDELDKWIKTELDKIPAESRYLITPHDAFTYFGKKYNVKVEAPQGITTESEVDNKAMIETVNLIIEKKIKAIFSESTTNPERMEKLKEAVAARGHNVKVVTGEGQELFSDSLAPQGQAGDTYIEMYKHNINLIVENLK; translated from the coding sequence ATGAAAAAATTACAAAAAATTATAGCAATCTGCTTAGTTTTAGTTTTTACTTTAACAGCTTGTTCTAGTAAATCAACAAATAATACACAAACTGACAAAAAAACTGTTACGGTAACTACTTCATTCTTGGCAGATATGACTAAAGAATTAGTAGGTGATAAGGTTAATATTGAAACTATTATTCCAGCTGGAGAAGACCCACATCTTTACGTTGCTAAGGCTAGCGATTTGAAAAAGATAAAAGATGCTGATTTAGTTTTATATCATGGTTTACATTTTGAAGGAAAAATGGTTGAGGCTTTAGAAAGTAGGGGGCAAGCAGTTAGTAAAGATTTTCCAAAAGATAAAATCAATACTATGGAAGAAGACGGAGTTAAGCTTCTTGACCCTCACTTCTGGTTTGATATTGACCTTTACAAAATGGCAGTAGAGGCTGCTTCTAAAGAATTAAGCACACTACTTCCAGACCAAGCAGATTTAGTAAAAACTAATACGACAAATTATCTTGCTAAACTTGATGAATTGGATAAATGGATTAAAACAGAATTAGATAAAATTCCAGCTGAATCTAGATATTTAATTACACCACACGATGCCTTTACTTACTTTGGCAAAAAATATAATGTTAAGGTAGAAGCACCACAGGGAATTACTACCGAATCAGAGGTTGATAATAAGGCCATGATAGAAACAGTTAATTTAATAATCGAGAAAAAAATTAAGGCCATCTTCTCAGAATCTACTACCAACCCTGAAAGAATGGAAAAATTAAAAGAGGCTGTCGCAGCAAGAGGACATAATGTAAAAGTTGTTACGGGCGAAGGACAAGAGTTATTCTCTGACTCACTAGCTCCTCAAGGGCAAGCTGGGGATACTTATATAGAAATGTATAAGCATAATATTAACTTAATTGTTGAAAATTTAAAATAG
- a CDS encoding metal ABC transporter ATP-binding protein: MDDYVLEIKNLNLIYPNGYKALNNLSLKVPRGKRIAILGPNGAGKSSLVKTILGLEKAKYDKLKILGKDINKETIVDRIAYIAQRSEINSQFPTNVFDIVLMGRYANIKNFLKIPGKKDKDIAISALEKMKISDLKDRHISELSGGQAQRAFIARALTKEADIFIMDEPLAGVDIKTEEIIMNSLKEFQENNKTCIVIHHDLSSVSKYFDYVIWINKNVIAQGSVEQAFNEENYKKTYTAVDSKIFTFDKEVN, encoded by the coding sequence ATGGATGATTATGTATTAGAAATAAAAAATTTAAACCTAATATATCCTAATGGTTACAAGGCTTTAAATAATTTATCTTTAAAAGTTCCCAGGGGAAAAAGAATTGCAATTTTAGGACCTAATGGGGCTGGAAAATCTTCCTTGGTAAAAACTATACTGGGACTGGAAAAAGCAAAATATGATAAATTAAAAATACTCGGCAAGGATATAAATAAAGAAACTATTGTTGATAGGATAGCCTATATTGCTCAACGTAGCGAAATAAATTCACAATTTCCTACAAATGTTTTTGATATTGTTTTAATGGGAAGATATGCAAACATAAAAAATTTTTTAAAAATTCCTGGTAAAAAAGACAAGGATATTGCAATTTCTGCTTTGGAAAAAATGAAAATAAGCGACTTAAAAGATAGGCATATAAGTGAGCTTTCTGGTGGGCAGGCTCAAAGGGCATTTATTGCACGAGCCTTAACCAAGGAGGCAGATATTTTTATTATGGACGAACCCCTTGCTGGTGTAGATATAAAAACTGAAGAAATTATTATGAATAGTCTTAAAGAATTTCAAGAAAATAATAAAACTTGTATAGTTATTCATCATGATTTATCTAGCGTGAGTAAATATTTTGACTATGTTATTTGGATAAATAAAAATGTGATAGCTCAGGGGAGTGTAGAGCAAGCCTTTAATGAAGAAAATTATAAAAAAACTTATACTGCAGTAGATTCAAAAATATTTACTTTTGATAAGGAAGTGAATTAG
- a CDS encoding metal ABC transporter permease, translated as MSILLDYSFLTIAIGTSLLAIAAALVGSVSVLTRQSLVGDTLAHSSYPGLIFAFIIFNSFNPVIMTLGAMFSGYLSYYTVEYIVDHSKHTKVNALALVSSSFFGLGISLKTLTQSFSAKSAQAGLQKYLFGQAAFIKYNDIIMISIVASMCIVVFILFYNNFKLYIMDYSLAKLSGLPVKFLKHLINFMMISIIAVGLKVVGAILISSFLIAPAVTGIIWSKTYIRALIISILSSVFAALTGSYLSSIISGLSTGPAIIVIMSIICLTSLALKSLPTFSGGRKKKC; from the coding sequence ATGTCTATTTTGTTAGATTATTCTTTCCTAACTATTGCAATAGGTACGTCTTTATTAGCTATTGCTGCGGCTTTGGTTGGGTCTGTATCTGTTCTTACTCGTCAAAGTTTAGTTGGCGACACCCTGGCACATTCTAGTTATCCCGGATTAATTTTTGCATTTATTATATTCAATTCTTTTAATCCCGTAATAATGACACTGGGAGCAATGTTTTCTGGCTACTTGTCTTACTATACAGTAGAATATATCGTCGACCATTCTAAGCATACAAAAGTTAATGCCTTAGCTCTAGTTTCATCGTCATTTTTTGGTTTGGGTATAAGTTTAAAAACTTTAACGCAGTCATTCTCAGCAAAATCTGCACAAGCAGGTTTGCAAAAATATTTATTCGGGCAAGCGGCCTTTATAAAATATAATGATATTATTATGATTTCTATTGTTGCTTCAATGTGTATTGTCGTGTTTATTTTATTTTATAATAATTTTAAACTTTATATTATGGACTATAGCCTGGCTAAGCTTTCTGGTTTGCCTGTGAAATTTTTAAAACATCTAATTAATTTTATGATGATTAGTATTATTGCAGTCGGTTTAAAAGTTGTCGGTGCTATTTTAATTTCTTCTTTTCTGATTGCTCCAGCAGTTACGGGCATAATATGGTCTAAAACATATATTAGGGCTTTGATAATTTCTATTTTGTCAAGTGTTTTTGCTGCCCTAACAGGTTCTTATCTGTCATCAATTATTTCTGGTTTGTCAACGGGCCCAGCTATTATTGTGATAATGTCTATTATTTGTTTAACATCACTAGCTCTTAAATCTTTACCAACTTTTAGTGGAGGGAGGAAGAAAAAATGTTAG
- a CDS encoding metal ABC transporter permease, which translates to MLEVFIALILTSLACSSLGTILVIRNESMLTDALSHSVLLGIVLAFFVNPDLNSPLLIIGAALFALLTILLIDWINTSKKINHDSATGIIFPLLFSIAVILITMFVRNAHLDIDIVLMGEILFTSLNRTEIFGFSIAKSVLELAIILILNISFIGLNYYKLKVYLSDPTQAKLLGINTRVLKLISVVLVATTCIISFNSVGSIAVICFFVAPAMSSIFLTKNYFKMLVLSGLISVVNAIIGFFVALYMDINIAGITCFVSLINLLLIINISKIKIKFHK; encoded by the coding sequence ATGTTAGAAGTTTTTATTGCCTTAATCTTAACAAGTCTGGCTTGTTCTTCTTTGGGAACTATTCTAGTTATAAGGAATGAATCTATGCTAACAGATGCCCTATCACACTCTGTTCTTTTAGGAATTGTTTTGGCCTTTTTTGTTAATCCAGACTTAAATTCTCCCCTATTAATTATCGGAGCAGCACTTTTTGCCCTACTAACTATTTTATTAATAGATTGGATAAATACGTCTAAAAAAATAAATCACGATTCTGCTACTGGAATTATTTTTCCCCTACTTTTTTCCATAGCCGTAATTTTAATAACTATGTTTGTTAGAAATGCCCACTTGGATATTGATATTGTTCTTATGGGAGAAATTCTTTTTACTTCTTTGAATAGAACTGAAATTTTTGGTTTTTCCATAGCAAAATCAGTTTTAGAATTAGCCATAATATTAATTCTAAATATTTCTTTTATCGGTTTGAATTATTACAAGTTAAAAGTATATCTTAGCGATCCAACACAAGCAAAATTACTGGGAATAAATACCAGAGTATTAAAATTAATTTCTGTTGTTTTGGTGGCAACTACCTGTATAATTTCTTTTAATTCGGTAGGTTCTATTGCCGTAATTTGTTTTTTTGTTGCTCCTGCCATGTCCAGCATATTTTTAACAAAAAATTATTTTAAAATGCTTGTCTTATCAGGCTTAATTAGTGTAGTAAATGCCATTATAGGATTTTTTGTTGCCTTGTATATGGATATTAATATTGCAGGTATAACTTGCTTTGTTTCTCTAATAAATCTTTTATTGATTATCAATATTAGTAAAATTAAAATAAAATTTCATAAATAA
- the gltS gene encoding sodium/glutamate symporter, producing the protein MIELKMNMIQTVGLAVIVLLVGRILRKQVKFFENYCIPSPVIGGFLFAIINLISYKAGFLSIKFDITLQSFFMTIFFTSVGFNASWKLLKIGGKKVATFLIASIGLVIAQNITAIGVGKLLGLNAILSLMTGSTPMTGGHGTSAAIAPLAENLGASGASTVAIAAATFGLIAGSSLGGPLANRLIKKHNIAIKPETTKEEKLKNDEFLFGINNKILDGEKFTKAFFIILVSMFIGSYVSIFLNKFLNFPSYIGPMLVAALLRNISDHTDKFNLHYEEIRILEDVSLNLFLGMAMMTLKLWELTGLALSLSLLLIAQVLLAYLYIYHITFRLMGKNYDAVVLSAGHMGFGLGATPNGIANMQSFSDKYAYSNVAFFVLPIVGALFIDFFNISIISLFLSWLQ; encoded by the coding sequence AAACAGTAGGATTGGCAGTGATAGTATTATTAGTTGGAAGAATACTGAGAAAGCAGGTTAAATTTTTTGAGAATTACTGCATACCTTCACCAGTAATAGGAGGTTTTTTATTTGCCATTATAAATTTAATTTCCTACAAGGCAGGATTTTTATCCATAAAATTTGATATTACTTTACAAAGTTTTTTTATGACAATTTTCTTTACCAGTGTAGGCTTTAATGCCAGTTGGAAATTATTAAAAATCGGTGGAAAGAAAGTTGCTACTTTTTTAATAGCGTCAATAGGCTTAGTTATTGCTCAAAATATTACGGCGATAGGTGTAGGCAAGTTGCTGGGCTTGAATGCTATTTTATCATTAATGACAGGGTCAACACCTATGACAGGTGGGCATGGTACTTCTGCTGCCATAGCCCCCCTAGCAGAAAATTTAGGTGCTTCTGGAGCTAGTACGGTAGCAATAGCGGCGGCAACATTTGGACTGATAGCCGGATCTAGTTTAGGAGGCCCCTTGGCAAATAGGTTAATAAAAAAACATAATATAGCTATCAAGCCAGAAACAACCAAAGAAGAAAAATTAAAAAATGATGAGTTTTTATTTGGTATTAATAATAAAATACTTGATGGAGAAAAATTTACTAAGGCATTTTTTATTATTCTAGTTTCCATGTTTATTGGTAGTTATGTGTCTATCTTTCTAAATAAATTTTTAAACTTTCCTAGTTACATAGGACCCATGCTGGTAGCGGCCCTGCTTAGAAATATAAGCGACCATACTGATAAATTTAACCTGCACTATGAAGAAATAAGAATTTTAGAAGATGTTTCGCTAAATTTATTTTTAGGTATGGCAATGATGACTTTAAAACTTTGGGAACTGACAGGCCTCGCCCTTAGCTTGTCCCTACTTTTAATTGCTCAGGTCTTGCTAGCTTATCTTTATATTTATCACATAACATTTAGACTTATGGGGAAAAACTATGACGCCGTTGTGCTTTCGGCTGGACACATGGGCTTCGGACTAGGTGCAACACCAAACGGAATTGCCAACATGCAAAGTTTTAGTGATAAATACGCTTATTCCAATGTAGCATTTTTTGTTCTGCCCATAGTCGGAGCCTTGTTTATTGATTTCTTCAATATTTCCATAATAAGTTTATTCCTATCTTGGTTGCAATAG